Proteins co-encoded in one Streptomyces roseochromogenus subsp. oscitans DS 12.976 genomic window:
- a CDS encoding zinc-dependent alcohol dehydrogenase family protein, whose product MVRSYHVSTGGGIDGLSLRTHEPRTPRNGEVAVAVHATSLSFRELLVLRGQYVLPVKPGVIPVSDGAGEVVAVGPDVRRVCPGDRVTAALFPRWLDGPLEPAYLPQLGGSLDGMLTELAILPEEALVPIPDHLSYAEAATLPCAAVTAWNALTGDGRGIQRGQTVLATGSGGVSLFTVQFAKLLGARVIATTSRADKEQRLRDLGADEVINHRNIPNWHTATRELTAGRGVDRVVDTAGTLEQSLKSVAVDGHIALVGSVSGNWPPVDPRLLFGVAATVRALAVGSRAQFTSMNNFITAHQLRPVLDQVFPFEEAMAAYRYYESASPFGKVIIKIR is encoded by the coding sequence ATGGTGCGCAGTTACCACGTCAGCACCGGCGGCGGTATCGATGGCCTGTCGCTGCGCACGCACGAACCACGCACACCCAGAAATGGGGAGGTCGCGGTCGCGGTCCACGCCACCTCGCTCAGCTTCCGCGAGCTTCTGGTACTACGGGGACAGTACGTGCTGCCCGTCAAACCGGGCGTCATACCGGTCTCGGACGGTGCCGGCGAGGTCGTCGCCGTCGGGCCGGATGTTCGGCGGGTGTGCCCAGGCGACCGCGTCACCGCCGCACTGTTCCCGCGGTGGCTGGACGGCCCGCTGGAACCGGCATACCTGCCGCAACTGGGTGGCTCGCTCGACGGAATGCTGACCGAGCTGGCCATCCTCCCCGAGGAAGCCCTCGTGCCCATCCCCGACCATCTCTCCTACGCCGAGGCGGCAACTCTTCCCTGCGCCGCCGTCACGGCATGGAACGCCCTGACCGGCGACGGCCGCGGAATCCAGCGCGGACAGACCGTGCTGGCCACCGGATCCGGCGGCGTGTCGCTGTTCACGGTGCAGTTCGCCAAACTCCTGGGCGCGAGAGTAATCGCTACGACAAGCCGCGCGGACAAGGAACAGCGCCTTCGCGATCTGGGAGCCGACGAGGTCATCAACCACCGCAACATCCCGAACTGGCACACGGCAACCCGCGAACTCACCGCCGGACGAGGGGTCGACCGCGTCGTCGATACCGCCGGAACGCTGGAGCAGTCGCTGAAGTCAGTCGCCGTCGACGGACATATTGCCCTCGTGGGGTCCGTCTCCGGCAACTGGCCACCGGTCGACCCTCGTCTGCTGTTCGGCGTCGCCGCTACGGTCCGGGCGTTGGCCGTCGGCAGTCGCGCTCAGTTCACCTCAATGAACAACTTCATCACCGCGCATCAGCTCCGACCAGTCCTCGACCAGGTGTTCCCGTTCGAAGAAGCCATGGCAGCGTACCGGTACTACGAATCGGCCAGCCCGTTCGGAAAGGTGATCATCAAGATCAGATAG
- a CDS encoding carboxymuconolactone decarboxylase family protein — translation MEPRFNLLANDLGAKIAKRIYNVALAIVDSPLPQATQNLVMLRASQINGCGFCVDYHTKDATAAGEDQTRLHLVAAWHESTVFTDAERAALALTEEGTRIADTRQPVSEQTWNRVREHYDDAQIAALVSLIAMINANNRLNVIVRNPGGAYQPGQFADMAN, via the coding sequence ATGGAACCCCGATTCAACCTGCTGGCCAACGACCTCGGCGCCAAGATCGCCAAGAGGATCTACAACGTCGCCCTCGCGATCGTCGACTCGCCGCTGCCCCAGGCCACCCAGAACCTGGTGATGCTGCGCGCCAGCCAGATCAACGGCTGCGGCTTCTGCGTCGACTACCACACCAAGGACGCCACGGCCGCCGGGGAAGACCAGACCCGGCTCCACCTGGTCGCCGCCTGGCACGAGTCCACGGTGTTCACCGACGCCGAACGCGCGGCACTCGCGCTCACCGAGGAAGGCACCCGGATCGCCGACACCCGCCAGCCGGTGTCGGAGCAGACCTGGAACCGGGTGCGCGAGCACTACGACGACGCCCAGATCGCCGCGCTGGTCTCCCTGATCGCCATGATCAACGCCAACAACCGGCTCAACGTGATCGTGCGCAACCCCGGAGGCGCCTACCAGCCCGGCCAGTTCGCCGACATGGCCAACTGA
- a CDS encoding carboxymuconolactone decarboxylase family protein: MTARLNLFSNPTAPAAKAATHFGTASKTILQESSLPAVIQKLVLLRASQINGDGYATDVWSKNAAAAGESATRLHLVAAWHESTVFTDAERAALALTEEGTRIADAAGGVSDEAWTDAAKHYDDDQLSELVMLIALINATNRMSVIVRQRGGDYEPGRLG, encoded by the coding sequence GTGACCGCTCGCTTGAATCTGTTCAGCAACCCGACTGCTCCCGCAGCCAAGGCCGCTACCCACTTCGGAACGGCGAGTAAGACGATCCTCCAGGAGTCCAGCCTGCCCGCTGTGATCCAGAAGCTGGTACTGCTCCGGGCCAGCCAGATCAACGGCGACGGCTACGCCACCGACGTATGGAGCAAGAACGCCGCGGCTGCCGGAGAGAGCGCCACCCGCCTCCACCTGGTCGCCGCCTGGCACGAGTCCACGGTGTTCACCGACGCCGAACGCGCGGCACTCGCGCTCACCGAGGAAGGCACCCGCATCGCCGACGCGGCCGGCGGCGTCAGCGACGAGGCATGGACGGACGCCGCCAAGCACTACGACGACGACCAACTGTCCGAGCTGGTGATGCTCATCGCCCTGATCAACGCGACCAACCGCATGAGCGTCATCGTCCGGCAGCGCGGCGGCGACTACGAGCCCGGCCGCCTCGGCTAG
- a CDS encoding RNA polymerase sigma-70 factor has protein sequence MSERSDRTAEAVEPPTDRGSADRATETFVAHRNLLFTVAYEMLGSAADAEDVLQETWMRWVKVGQDAVQDSRAYLVRITTRQALMRLRSLRRRKETYVGPWLPEPLLTAPDVAEDVELAEGVSMAMLLVLETLTPTERAVFVLREVFGLEYDEIAEAVGKNPVTVRQIAHRARNHVAARRPRGAVSQAENRAALLAFRRAVETGDLQSLLDLLAPDVVFLSDGGGLVQAALSPVVGADLVAGLLTAGLGRIAGSASVQLAHVNGHPALIVRIGGQIEGLLAVRTEDGQITGLYFVRNPEKLSRLEQETALRR, from the coding sequence GTGAGCGAGCGCAGTGACCGAACCGCGGAAGCCGTCGAGCCGCCCACGGACCGCGGCAGTGCGGATCGCGCCACCGAGACGTTCGTCGCCCACCGGAACCTGTTGTTCACCGTCGCCTACGAGATGCTCGGCTCGGCCGCCGACGCCGAGGACGTGCTGCAGGAGACCTGGATGCGATGGGTGAAGGTCGGCCAGGACGCCGTGCAAGACTCGCGTGCGTATCTGGTCCGCATCACCACCCGCCAGGCGCTGATGCGGCTGCGTTCGCTTCGCCGGCGCAAGGAGACCTACGTCGGCCCTTGGCTGCCCGAGCCGCTGCTGACCGCGCCCGACGTCGCCGAGGACGTCGAGCTGGCCGAGGGCGTCTCGATGGCGATGCTGCTGGTGCTGGAGACGCTCACGCCGACCGAGCGCGCGGTGTTCGTGCTGCGGGAGGTGTTCGGCCTCGAATACGACGAGATCGCCGAGGCCGTCGGCAAGAACCCGGTGACGGTCCGGCAGATCGCACACCGAGCGCGGAACCATGTCGCCGCGCGCCGACCACGCGGGGCCGTCTCCCAGGCCGAGAACCGCGCGGCCCTGCTGGCGTTCCGACGGGCAGTCGAAACCGGCGACCTGCAGAGTCTGCTCGACCTGCTCGCCCCGGACGTCGTCTTCCTGAGCGACGGCGGCGGCCTCGTCCAGGCCGCGCTCTCGCCTGTCGTCGGCGCCGACCTTGTTGCCGGCCTGCTGACGGCGGGACTGGGCAGGATCGCAGGCTCCGCATCCGTGCAGCTGGCGCACGTCAACGGCCACCCGGCACTGATCGTCCGGATCGGCGGGCAGATCGAAGGCCTCCTGGCGGTGCGGACCGAGGACGGCCAGATCACCGGGCTGTACTTCGTCCGCAACCCCGAGAAGCTGTCGCGCCTCGAACAGGAGACCGCCCTGCGCCGCTAG
- the rox gene encoding rifampin monooxygenase — MIDVIVVGGGPTGLMLAAELRLHGVHVLVLERDAEPTRQVRALGLHVRSIEVMDQRGLLDRFLALGKQYPIGGLFAGIRKPPPRQLDTAHPYILGIPQTATERLLTEHATELGTEIRRGCELVGLSQDDHGVTAQLADGTRLRSRYLVGCDGGRSTVRKLLGVGFPGEPAKTEWLLGEMEVAAPQETLNAVAAELRTAHLRFGPAPHEEGVYRFVVRAEQLAEDRRVPPTLEELTGRLREIAGTDFGVHSPRFLSRFGDATRLAERYRVGRVLLAGDAAHIHPPLGGQGLNLGIQDAFNLGWKLAAEVDGWAPEGLLDSYDAERNPVAADVLDNTRAHSELLSPEPGPQAVRRLVSELMDFEDVNRYLIEKITAIGVRYDFGDGHPMLGRRLRDVQLKQGRLYELMHSGRGLLLDQTGRLSVAGWADRVDHVADVSEELDVPAVLLRPDGHTAWIGEDQQDLLSRLPQWFGTAVR, encoded by the coding sequence ATGATCGACGTGATCGTGGTCGGCGGCGGGCCGACCGGCTTGATGCTGGCCGCCGAGTTGCGGCTGCACGGCGTGCATGTGCTCGTGCTGGAGAGGGACGCGGAGCCGACCAGGCAGGTCCGTGCGCTCGGTCTCCACGTGCGCAGCATCGAGGTGATGGACCAGCGCGGTCTGCTGGACCGGTTCCTCGCACTCGGCAAGCAGTACCCGATCGGTGGTCTGTTCGCCGGCATCCGAAAGCCACCGCCGCGGCAGTTGGATACCGCGCACCCCTACATCCTCGGCATCCCGCAGACCGCCACCGAGCGCCTGCTGACCGAGCACGCCACCGAGCTCGGCACCGAGATCCGGCGCGGCTGCGAACTGGTCGGGCTGAGCCAGGACGACCACGGGGTGACCGCCCAGCTCGCCGACGGCACCCGGCTGCGCTCGCGTTACCTCGTCGGCTGCGACGGCGGCCGCAGCACCGTGCGCAAGCTGCTCGGCGTCGGCTTCCCCGGTGAGCCCGCCAAGACCGAGTGGTTGCTGGGCGAAATGGAGGTGGCCGCCCCGCAGGAGACGCTCAATGCCGTTGCGGCCGAACTCCGCACGGCGCACCTGCGGTTCGGCCCAGCACCCCACGAGGAAGGGGTGTACCGCTTCGTCGTGCGCGCCGAGCAGTTGGCTGAGGACCGCCGCGTCCCGCCGACCCTTGAGGAGTTGACCGGGCGGCTAAGGGAGATCGCCGGAACCGACTTCGGGGTGCACTCGCCGCGCTTCCTGTCCCGCTTCGGCGACGCCACCCGGCTGGCCGAGCGTTACCGGGTCGGCCGGGTCCTGCTGGCCGGCGACGCGGCGCACATCCACCCACCGCTGGGCGGGCAGGGCCTCAACCTCGGCATCCAGGACGCGTTCAACCTGGGATGGAAACTGGCCGCCGAGGTGGACGGCTGGGCGCCCGAAGGGCTGTTGGACAGCTACGACGCCGAACGGAACCCGGTAGCCGCAGACGTGCTCGACAACACCCGCGCCCACAGCGAACTGCTCTCGCCCGAGCCCGGCCCCCAGGCCGTGCGCCGCCTGGTGTCGGAACTGATGGACTTCGAGGACGTGAACCGGTACCTGATCGAGAAGATCACCGCGATCGGGGTTCGCTACGACTTCGGCGACGGCCACCCAATGCTCGGCCGCCGGCTGCGCGACGTGCAGTTGAAGCAGGGCCGCCTTTACGAGCTGATGCACAGTGGCCGCGGGCTGCTGCTCGACCAGACCGGCCGCCTCTCGGTAGCGGGCTGGGCAGACCGGGTCGACCACGTCGCCGACGTCAGCGAGGAACTCGACGTGCCCGCCGTGCTGCTGCGACCGGACGGCCACACGGCATGGATCGGCGAAGACCAGCAGGACCTGCTCAGCCGCCTGCCCCAATGGTTCGGAACTGCCGTCAGATGA
- a CDS encoding PPOX class F420-dependent oxidoreductase, whose product MTAILNDSIRALLDAPIPAVLATVNPDGSPQTSVVWVGRDGDDLLISTAAGRRKERNLRRDPRASLTLYDPADPLRYAEIRGLATITEDTGRSLAVVLAEQYEGPGAGQAYLDLPAEVLRVVVRISPTKLVGTATG is encoded by the coding sequence ATGACAGCCATCCTGAACGATTCCATCCGGGCGCTGCTCGACGCGCCGATCCCCGCCGTCCTCGCCACGGTCAACCCGGACGGAAGCCCGCAGACGTCGGTGGTCTGGGTCGGCCGCGACGGAGACGACCTGCTCATCTCCACCGCCGCCGGCCGCCGCAAGGAACGCAACCTGCGCCGCGACCCCCGCGCCAGCCTGACCCTCTACGATCCGGCCGACCCGCTGCGCTACGCCGAGATACGCGGCCTCGCCACGATCACCGAGGACACCGGCCGGTCTCTCGCCGTCGTCCTCGCCGAACAGTACGAAGGTCCCGGCGCCGGCCAGGCGTACCTCGACCTGCCGGCAGAGGTTCTACGCGTTGTCGTCCGCATCAGCCCGACCAAACTGGTCGGTACCGCGACCGGCTGA
- a CDS encoding TetR/AcrR family transcriptional regulator, with protein sequence MSSDTRTRMIEATVEALRCRGVAGMSFTEVLRDSGAARGAIYHHFPGGKAQLVAEAATRYGHDVCAHLAELPAESPQHTVEAFLAAVRSVVQESACGGGCAVAAVTVGTDADDDTLRQVAATAFASWADQLAERLTTSGLPPGDAADLATTLITLLQGAHVLCRAAGTIEPFDQVARTAIELVRSRCHD encoded by the coding sequence GTGTCGAGCGACACACGTACCCGGATGATCGAGGCGACAGTAGAGGCGTTGCGGTGCCGCGGCGTCGCCGGGATGTCGTTCACCGAGGTCCTGCGCGACAGCGGCGCCGCGCGCGGTGCCATCTACCATCACTTCCCTGGCGGCAAGGCCCAACTCGTCGCCGAAGCCGCCACACGCTACGGACACGACGTTTGTGCCCACCTCGCCGAACTGCCGGCCGAGAGCCCTCAGCACACCGTCGAAGCCTTCCTCGCGGCCGTGCGGTCCGTCGTGCAGGAGTCGGCCTGCGGCGGCGGCTGCGCCGTCGCAGCCGTCACCGTTGGCACGGACGCAGACGACGACACGCTGAGGCAGGTCGCGGCGACCGCTTTCGCCTCCTGGGCCGACCAGCTCGCCGAGCGACTCACCACCAGCGGCCTGCCACCCGGCGACGCCGCCGACCTGGCCACGACCCTGATCACCCTGCTCCAAGGTGCCCACGTACTGTGCCGAGCCGCCGGCACGATCGAGCCCTTCGACCAGGTCGCTCGCACGGCGATTGAACTCGTCCGCAGTCGGTGCCACGACTGA
- a CDS encoding tautomerase family protein — protein MPITVTAPRGVLTAAGEREILPQLTTALIEASGLTGSSFFASIVGGTVHVLAPQDVYAGGVNRPVVMVELKLPNIGLNTTEARAAFITAATDVVDSLTVAGHNRENTWVNILNAPDGGWGIGGNAYTGDALIAAVTSSAAAGSAR, from the coding sequence ATGCCGATCACTGTCACCGCCCCGCGTGGCGTGCTCACCGCCGCTGGAGAGCGCGAGATCCTGCCGCAGTTGACCACAGCGCTGATCGAAGCCAGCGGACTTACCGGCAGCAGCTTCTTCGCCTCGATCGTCGGTGGCACCGTCCACGTCCTGGCGCCCCAGGACGTCTACGCCGGCGGGGTGAACCGCCCCGTCGTCATGGTCGAACTGAAGCTGCCCAATATCGGCCTGAACACGACGGAAGCCCGCGCGGCGTTCATCACCGCCGCCACCGACGTCGTCGACTCACTGACGGTCGCCGGACACAACCGGGAGAACACCTGGGTCAACATCCTCAACGCACCCGACGGAGGCTGGGGCATCGGCGGCAACGCCTACACCGGCGACGCCCTCATCGCCGCCGTCACCTCCAGTGCGGCGGCCGGCAGCGCGCGTTGA
- a CDS encoding helix-turn-helix transcriptional regulator, producing the protein MRASRLLLLLLLLQNRGRMTADELAAALEVSVRTVYRDVQALIAAGVPVYGEAGHAGGYALLDGYRTRLTGLTAAEAQTLFLAGLPGPAAELGLGSVLAAAELKLEAALPVALQDQVRRIRECFHLDAPGWYRQADEVPHLPAVAAAVWERRAIRVRYRRWHTPQVVERRLEPYGIVLKAGRWYTVARAGDDLRTYRIGQILGLELLEEVFDPPARFDLARHWQAHTARLQERLWQGEAEIRISPVGITRLQDVAAQAVLDGVNQGKPEPGGWRRAVIPIESLAHAEAELLRLGPEVEVLAPPELRERIAASARTVATLYD; encoded by the coding sequence ATGCGCGCCAGTCGACTCCTCTTGCTTCTGCTCCTGCTGCAAAACCGCGGCCGGATGACCGCCGATGAGTTGGCGGCGGCGCTGGAGGTGTCGGTGCGTACGGTGTACCGGGATGTGCAGGCGCTGATCGCGGCGGGCGTGCCGGTCTACGGCGAGGCGGGGCACGCGGGCGGCTACGCCCTGCTCGACGGCTACCGCACGCGGCTGACCGGGCTGACCGCGGCCGAGGCGCAGACCCTGTTCCTGGCCGGTCTCCCCGGGCCGGCGGCCGAACTGGGGTTGGGCTCGGTCCTGGCAGCGGCCGAGCTCAAGCTCGAGGCGGCCCTGCCGGTCGCGTTGCAGGACCAGGTCCGGCGGATCCGTGAGTGCTTCCACCTCGACGCCCCGGGCTGGTACCGGCAGGCGGATGAGGTGCCGCATCTTCCGGCGGTGGCGGCCGCGGTGTGGGAGCGGCGGGCCATCCGCGTGCGCTACCGCCGGTGGCATACCCCGCAGGTGGTTGAGCGGCGTCTGGAGCCCTACGGGATCGTGCTCAAGGCCGGACGCTGGTACACCGTCGCCCGTGCCGGCGATGACCTGCGCACCTACCGGATCGGGCAGATCCTTGGCCTGGAACTGCTGGAAGAGGTGTTCGACCCACCGGCCCGTTTCGACCTGGCTCGTCACTGGCAGGCCCATACGGCGCGGCTGCAGGAGCGGCTGTGGCAGGGCGAAGCGGAGATACGCATCTCACCGGTCGGCATCACCCGCCTCCAGGACGTCGCGGCGCAGGCGGTGCTCGATGGCGTGAACCAGGGAAAGCCGGAGCCCGGCGGCTGGCGCCGGGCTGTCATCCCCATCGAGAGCCTCGCCCATGCGGAGGCAGAGCTGCTGCGGCTGGGCCCGGAGGTGGAGGTGCTCGCACCTCCGGAGCTTCGGGAGCGCATCGCCGCATCGGCACGGACCGTGGCGACGCTCTACGACTGA